The DNA region TGGCCCTCCGCTTCGACCCAGACGACGATTCCAAATGTGTATACCCatacgacgacgacgagctgTACCCCAAAGGCGGGAGCAAAGGAACCGGACTAGCAGTGGCGCTGTGGATAGGACTCGCACTAGGAGCTCCCACCGAGTACGCCGGAGTGCTGTACGGGCTAACTCCCGTCGTCAGTTCCGCCACACTGGGCAGCACGCCTCCGCGTCCTTGACCTGGGCCAAGACTCGTCGTCTGAATCGGCGCGAGCCCCCCAAACGGAGGAcccggtggtggaggcggttGTCCGTAGCCGTAGTcaaggggctcaggggcgaTGCTGGAAGAGGATCTCGGCGGGAGGCTCTCGCGTCGTACGGCTAGGGGCCGGCCGGTCGCCATCGGGGGTGGGATCAAGGGTGGTGGGACGGGCCCGGGGCcccgttggtgttggtggtggtatcgtGGAGACGgaatggtggggaggtttcCCTGGGACTGCGAGTGGCCGTGTCCTCTCGTGGGGGAAATTCGGTGATGGCCGTGGGAACCTTGCGAGTCGTTCGGAGTCATGTTCAGCGTGAATGGAACCACGCCTGCCCGCCTTGCCATTTCATTCTCACCTAGCTGCCAGTGCATCGCCTCGGCGGCGCGCCAGGGGACCTGCATCTCCTCTGCCACTTTTGCCCACATCTCGGGTTTGAATCTGCCAAGCTTTTGTCAGTCTTGTTCGTCCGAAACGCAGccaaaaaaaagggggggacaTTGTTACCTCTCGTACAGCCTTGCGAGCTTGTTCTTGCGCTCTTCGTCCCACTCGCTCCGTCTTTCCAGATAGTTTTGGTAGTGAAGACGACAACTGATGGAGCTCCGTCCTGGAAGCCGCTTCGATATGTCGTCCCATTTCATCCCACTGCCCCGGAGCTCTATGATGAGAGCATCCTCTTCCGGAGACCACTTGCTTTGTTTCTTCGCCGGCGACTCGGAGGTGTGAGGCGGCATGCTGCGTTTATTACTTCCACTGGGCGGGCGTGATGCTGAAGCTGGCGCCGAAGTGGCAGTCGGCTGAGAGTATCCAGGTATCGTAGATGCCCCGAAGCCCCCAAATCCGGTGCCGCCGACGAAGCCAAATTGCGAAGACACTGTGCCGGGTGCTACAGCAAAGGAggccagaggaggaggatcacCTGGGGACGTTGTTGTCGGCGAAAATGTTGCAGTCGAAGTCGGATGAGCCTGCTGGGTAGGCGACGCAGTGGACTCATTTGAGTCGGAGCCTTTGATTAATGACGCGATATCCACGGTGACGGTGTCTCGCCGGTCTTTGCCTATAGGGGCAGCAAGTTCATAGATGGCCAGGGCTGAAGACGGGGGAAACGCGTTTTCCGCCTGtccaacgccaccaacaGGATCCGGCTGTTGCTCTCGAGTTGCAGTGAAGCCAAAGGTGCCGAGAGCTCTACAATGAAAGCTTCGTTCCTTCAACTGCTTAGCAGGGGATCGCTGGTCAGTACGTccgggcaagaagaaggtcacTCCACCGTAGCTGTTCTACGGAGGTCAGTGAACCGTTTGGCGCGGAGACTAGGACCGGGAGACCAGGACGGGTTTCGCAAATGTTGTTGTCGGCCGAAGTGAGCTAGGTTGGGATATGTGATGGACGCGATTCCGAGTTTTGTAAGCCGTGAAGTTCAGGAGACAGCGCGTATTTAAAGGGGGTAGATTGGTAGCCGAGCGAGAAAGAGACCCCCTTTCGAGACTGGTTGTTATAATAGTAGCTTTTAGACAACGGTGGTGGCTCGTGTGCTGATGGCAGACATCAAAACATGATTGGGTAGGTTCCTGAGCATGCGTTCGCCAATAAATGAGCATGTGCCGAGCTCGATGAGGTAGGTGAGCAGTGGTGAGGTCAGACGGGGGTGCTAGACGACTGCTTGAGAAGAGAGAAGGCCTTTTCCATAGTCACCGAGCATAGAGCAGGGGAGAGGCTGTATCCAGGTCCGGGAAGATGCGCCTCTGCAGATGGGTAGCcaggatgagaaggggaaagaaaaacTTCTTGATGACGGTGTCTAAGGAGAGTGACAGGATGCGGGGGATGGGGTCAGGGTTCAGGGGGGCATATGAGGGTAAACTAATACACTGAGGACGAGTAGGCCTTCATGGTTGGGATTCCATGAAAAGAACAACGGTGATAGCCATACCGGAAGTGTACAGACAGGCTGCATGTCgtgttgaaggagatggatggatggatggcaACCAGGGCCAAGGGCCAAGGGCCAGGGAGGGGGTGCagatggaggggggcgtGTGTGCAAAGTGGGTCGGCCAGGGAAACAGACAGAACAAGGGATGCGGGCAAGGTCAGGGCTCCAGGGCTCGGATGCcgtgggtggtgagtgatAACCTGAGCCACAAGTCAGGGTCCGTACCCCAGAATGCCAAACGCCTGACTTGTGCGGTAGAGATGGCCCTGTCAGATACGGGTAACCTCTGGAAGTAACCCCCGGGGGCTTCGGGACGGACCTCATCGACTtcggttgggtttggggtaGCTCCAACGCTCCCAACACACAGCTGCAATATCAAGAGCCCGGGACCAAGAACCGGTTTGCCATGCTCGGGCGCTTGATCCAGCTGGAAAGAGGGCTAAGGCGAAATGTCAAAGTCCAATCCCCGTTCACGCTTGGACTGATGAGAAGAGGTACCCAACAGGTACTAGCTGCCCTGGGTCCAACTGTTTGGTGGCCAAGTAAAAAGTCAATGAGACGGCCAATCGACATACTCCCAGACCACGCCCCTTGGCAGGAGAAATGGCAacacacccctccccaatcaaAAGAGCCCCAATTgaccttttttcttctttggtTGCTGAGGGGTTGCTCCATCCAAGAACGAAAtggcaaaaagaaaaaaaaaagaaaaaagaaaagaaatgcaAGACCGACCGGTTCTAGGGACGTCGAAGAAGATCAGTGCTAACGCCGAACATGTCGACTATGCGAGATACCGCCCCCACTAGGGCAAACGACATGGGTTGACCACGACTTCGTGCATGACAGACACCCTCTATTCTTCAGGCTGGCTGGTCCTGGCTAACAGCGCTTACTTCGACTAAAATGCCATGTTTAATGGCGCAGAACGTTCTTATTGTGCATCAAAGTTGGGGGCATACCGCGAAGAAGAAAATCTATGATGGGGGGCGGTGTACGTGAGTGGTCGGGTTGCAAAGTCGGTAAAGAAGGGTCAGTCATCAAGGTTAGTTGGGCTCTCAAGCGGCATTGTTTCCTGAGTGACTTTTAACCCCCATCCCAGGTACTACTTCACCATGGCATGGTTCGGGGCAGGCGGAACTTGACTTGCGgcagaagaaagagagaCGTGTGCAAGCAAGCAGGTAGGGTGAGGCGTCAGCCAAAAGTTGCCGCTGCACCTGCATCTGTCCAGCAGCAACGACAGCCCAGCCGGGCATAAACAGGCAGTACCTGTTTCGACCACAAACgatgggggtggagatgaaCGGAAACGCTTGCCATGGGAGGAGAAAAAACGCATAGGACATGGGTTCAAATGGGTTGGTCTTGAAACTGCCCGTGGTGGTATGGGGCGGGAGGCGGATTGGATTTGCAAGAGGCGACggccaccagcaaccagTGGTCCATGCCCCATCTTGATGCTCACCTCCTTGTTCTGAAAGGAGGTTTGATGGTTTACCGTCATGCTGCCCCCGTCCAAAGCTTGGACACTGCCAGCATCGAGAGTTTAGTCCAGGGCCCAATGCGGAAGGAGGCCCCAGGCTGGATGGGATCAACCCATCTGGCATCTGCATTGCCGAGACCTCAGACCTAACTGTTGAACAACTGCGCAGTGCGACGAAGGGGAGCGTGATTGATCCTAAACGGGCGCTAGAGGTATGAAGTAAGTCGCAGATGGGAGGAGCGGCACGAGAGGCTCGCTTCGATCCGCTCTTGACCCAGAAACGACGGCCGCCGGCTCGCCAACCTTGGCTCCGGGTTATTACTTTGCAGTCACGGTGATATAAGCCGCCGGGCCAGCTCcggtcatcatcattcttCTTGGATGTTCTTCAGGCTCTAGCTATTTTGGAGCCTCTGTGCGCATAAGAACAGACGCTGCGCGAGACGAAGAGAGTGCGTCTGTTCTCTTGTCAGATCCAGGGAAACCCTGGCTTCAATGCGATACGACATGGATGTGCGATTCGGACGCTGGAGCATTGCTTGCATGGGTTGCGGGAGCATGAGCCCCTACCTAAGACGGCGACGTCGACTGAACTTGGACAGAACCGTCGCAACAGGCTCAGAGGCGCTACAGTCAGGAACCCTGTCAGTTCTCTGGACACAAGAGATCCAGAGATCCAGAGATCGATCCGGCGTGTGAGCAGTTGCTGTTGAACCTTGTAACCCTGGTTCCTCAAAGAGCCTGGGGCGGGTAATAGCGACTCGATGCATTGTCTGTGCGTTCCGGATCCTGTCCCTGGTAAGCCCACATCACACAATATTGCTGTAAGATCAACGACAGCGTTTGGCGGGGCAGGCTACCGGACAAGTTGTGACAATACATTTGTCAATGCCATGAGTGTACTGGAGAAGCGCTCCATACACTCCAGCAAACAGCTCTGAGATGGCAGTCCCACGAATTGGCGGTCAGCTTTTGTGTTCTGTACCTCTGGACAGATACAGGTCTCTGCTCTCAAGTTCCGcttcatccctccccccacacCGTCCGGGATCAGGGTTCCTGCGGGGCAACAGTGCCGGCAGGACAGCCGCCCCAAGACGATCAATGAATCGTTCCGTTTTGGGTTTTGTGCCCAGGATCCCTGAATTTCCCGGTGTGGTGTCGCTTCCTCTCGGCTGGCTATTGTGGCTCACCCTGCCCATGAACCATGATCTGCCACCCAACAATAGCCATTATGCTGCTCCTTGTAATGCTTTTGTCGGCCATGCTCGGTTACAGGCTGACTGTTCGTGCTGCTTGTTTCTTTCGACACCAGCGCAGGTCCTGGAGCCTAATATCAAGACAAGAAAGATGCCATCGGAGCTGATCCCACTTGGCTCAGCCACAGCCATGTGCTACCCACGCTGCCATTTCGCCTCGCTTTGTCCTGTAGACCTGACATGACTCTGGCCCAAACGGCTTGCCAAGACTGGTCCAGAACCTCACTTGTAAGTCATGGCCAGCTTGGAACTGCGCTTTTGCACATGCCGCTCAGCGATTCAGGGACTCAAATACACGAATTTCCATGACCACATGGCCAACTGCAGAGCGGGAGTGGGGTGGGAAAGCCAAGGCCACCGTGGTTCAGCAGTCCAGGTCAAGGTGAGCAAGACAAACATGGAACGAAGCAGATCATCGCCGGCTCGtttcgttgttgctgcccgAACAAAGCAGCGAAGACGCTCCCAAGCTCGGCCGTTTGTTGGTGCTCGAATCAACCAGCGCGCTGTTCCTAATGCCCTTGAAGATCGGTGCCGAAAAAAGAAGCTATTTACGCCTACGCCACGGTGACCGACTTGTTGAAGTCGATGCTCTCAGCTGCCGGCCGTTTCGCCAGCTGCGACTATCAAACACCAATCGCCAAGGTAAAGTGAGATGAACTGCATGTAGTATGTCGTCGATTTGGTGAGAAACTGGGCCTATGGGAGCTTGTCGGTCCATGTCGGCTTCGTTAGCTCGTTAGCTCTGTTTCCTCCATATGCTCTAGCCATGATTATTAGACACGGCACGTATGTAAAGGCACCCGGATTCGGCAGGGCACCGATGCCATCCTAGGTTGAGAAACACGATCCTTGTGCTTCTCAGCTGCACTGGGTGGTGAATTCGTTGGCCTTGCATAATGGCCTGGCCCTGTTATTGCACCTAGAATACTGACCAGATGCGGACGTGATGTGTAGGCGGTACCTAGGGAAGTGCTGGCGGCTGGTTTAATCGGACGAGCACCCCGTACAGCTGGCCACTGTTCTGCAGCGTAAAGATGCGGCTCGACCGCCCCTCCCGGCACACAAGACAATTTGACTCTTGGCGACGTCATTCTCCCGTAGAGAACAAGGCTACAACTGTAGGCTGATCCATACGGAATATGGTGAGCAGTTCTGAATGTAGTATCGTGTATTCGAGCTGTGCTGTACATACCTCAAGGTCACATCTCTTTTCTGATCATAGCAACCGCGCCCAGCCAGGGAGCCAGACGCCCGGTCAAAAGGTTGACGGGCTTCCCGTGGTCCATGCCGCGGGAAAAAAACAATTTTTTAGACAAGAGATGCAAAGATGTGACCATCTACCCAAGGTGGCGGTGAACGACACAAGAACAGATCTTGGGTAGCAAGCATGCATATCATCTGTCGCCCGACAAGTGTCTCAAAACCTTGTCCCTGCCATCCTGACCGCACTCAATACAACATCGTGAGCAATGCGACGCCATGTCGAGTGAAAATCCCCTCGATTCTGCGACAAACGCATTTAGTGTTGACTATGCAGATGAGCTTCACCAGCGGTCAGTTACATTGCCTCCAGAGGCTAGGAAGGAGGCGCAACTGGTGCAGGGGTTTCGTTTCTGTGAGAGACGGTGAATTGTATCTGTGTGGTATCTGTGAATGAATCCTGCTGTTTTTTGCAGATTGTGTTCAGATCGCCTCGGGTAGATGCCGCACACGCAGCAGCCTCATCAGGTGCCGCAGCATGAGTTGGATTGGCGAATCAGCCAAAAGAGGGAATCGGCAGGACACAAGAATGACTTGTCAGTACTGCAGTGAACCATCGAGATGTTTCACCTCTTGTCCAGGCCAGCCGTTTGCACAGAATGCGGAGGAACAGGCCGGTATACGGTACACGTACACCAGGCAGGTCGGTCTTCGGGATCGGGCGTCGACATGGAATTGTTTGTGAAGCCCGTGAGCCTGTCGGGAACGTGGACGAGTCTCCAGCAGCATTGCGCTTTAGGGCATTCAGGGCAGCTGGCCGAGAACCGGTTCGACCAATGGCGAACTCGGTGGGCGTTTGACCTCAGCTTCCCGCGAAATCTCATGTATGACTGCATCGAATGCTGCCGTGTTCTGGGGCTGGTGTTCCCAATGACACGGTTCCTCGCTGGCGGGCTTGCAAACGGGCGTGAACCAATGGCGACGAGGGAATGAATAGGACAATTGATGCCCGGGTCGCCTTGTGAGGTTTTGTTCCCGCCTCGCGAGCTCTTTCGCTGTCAACGGTGATATCGGCTGTCGGATAATTTGGAACATTGGAAGCTTTATCGAATTTGATTCCCATGTGCGGACAAAAGAAAGCTGagaccttgggcttggagtCTTGATTCGATGAGAAGGAGACGGGAAGACAAGACAatggaagatggaggtggcTCAGCTGGGCTTGGGTGGGTGGAAGTTGAAGAGTGTGGCTAGTGACCGCACTACCGGAATGTGGCTTTCCTTAGCGCTGTGCAACACTGGTTCGTGTTGCCAAGACGCCAGGCTGGGTCTCCCATGCTTGATCAACCAGCGACTTCAACTGCTTCCTTTTCAGCTTACATGAGCATCAGAGAGAGATCTAGACAACTCT from Podospora pseudocomata strain CBS 415.72m chromosome 3, whole genome shotgun sequence includes:
- a CDS encoding hypothetical protein (COG:K; EggNog:ENOG503P1WB); protein product: MPPHTSESPAKKQSKWSPEEDALIIELRGSGMKWDDISKRLPGRSSISCRLHYQNYLERRSEWDEERKNKLARLYERFKPEMWAKVAEEMQVPWRAAEAMHWQLGENEMARRAGVVPFTLNMTPNDSQGSHGHHRISPTRGHGHSQSQGNLPTIPSPRYHHQHQRGPGPVPPPLIPPPMATGRPLAVRRESLPPRSSSSIAPEPLDYGYGQPPPPPGPPFGGLAPIQTTSLGPGQGRGGVLPSVAELTTGVSPYSTPAYSVGAPSASPIHSATASPVPLLPPLGYSSSSSYGYTHLESSSGSKRRASPDVSRETSRRRHMYPRSEDGDYPPLPPPPPPPPPMGLGQVAARRPRYEP